The Hypanus sabinus isolate sHypSab1 chromosome 24, sHypSab1.hap1, whole genome shotgun sequence genome contains the following window.
TATGCACTGCATTTATATTAATACCGCAGAGTTTCATGATAAAATATACAACCTTGTTTTATTCACTGATGCTGATATTCGTAACAATAAAATAAACTGCTTTATAACAATGAAGTTGACAGTCCTACACGTGTTGATGCTCCCTGAAAAGGCGTTGAAGTTTATATATATCGAATCCACATTTTCAGGCTAGTTAGCAAATCTTCCATTCGAACGAGTCTTTGAGCTCCTCGTGTCTTTGTATCACAGCCACTCTCTTTTCTCTTTGCCTTTTGCCAAGGCTATTTTACACTCATGTTTCCTGCTGCTATTCAATATGGTGCGACCAAGTCTGTCATATTCCTGTTATTTCCATCAAATTATTTTTAGTCTGCAACACAAAACAAATTAAACCTGTGTGACCAGACCACTTCGCTGATTATTGTTTATCTGCTGAAATACTGCACCCTGTCCTAAATGCGAAAAAGTTCGATGAAAGATCTCACCTCATCCGTTAATTCGGGGCACCTCTGTTCGGTGCTCTTGTCAGAGATAAACGAAACAGAAGGGTCTTATCTTAATATATTCCAATAATATTCAATAATGGCACTGGCGGCAGTGGAAATTCGGTTAACGAAGAtgacctttgaattaaatgaataaataggTGTAATATTACTTGCCCCTGGCATTTGTTCTCCCAATCCATTCTAGTAACATACCATTTCTCTCGTAACTTTACTTCGGATCCTCAAATGATCCCTTCAGAAATGCAATTTTGCAAGCTATTGACTTATTGGTTCTGAGATCTTCGGTAATCAATAGATGAACAAGATCAGGAGAGAAATGATTTTAATGATTTATTGCTACCTAATCGAAATTTAACTCGGACGACACGGTGGCTAAGCATTCAGTATTATGGTATTACAGGTCTGGAATTATTACAGTGTTTGTTCTTTCTGCGCATGACGTTACCGTTTTCTTGCATACTccgatttcttcccacattccaaagacatattagTTCATTATACCTTGTCCTGTGATTGCCTAGGGTTGAAGCAAAACTTGGTAGAAGGTCCGGTTTGAAGAACTGGAAGAGTATATTCGGAAGTGTATCtcttaataaattaaataaataaaattaaaatcatTTTTGGTTTCGTCAGCTGGAAATAACTTTGTTCTTAAAAACTGACCTTCGGCAGCTTTTTAACTGCGCCTTGGCCACAATGCCTTCTTATATCAATGGTCAGAACAATGATTTTTCTTATGTATCTTCATTCCAATATTTAAACGAATTATTGCTGATTTTGAGGCCGTTTACTTATCATTGTTTTGAATTTGCTATGCATTTTGAATGAACAATTATTACTCAGCACTGGCAATCCAGAATTATTTTGGTGCCTGTCCTGGTCATCACGCTCCCATGGTTTAATGTTTCACATGCGCCCGAGAAAAATTGGTTTGTGAGCTTAGAACTTAGAATAATGAAGTTTTGCTTTGAATCCATGATGCCATGGAAACGACCATTTCCATCGTCTCCAAATTCCTCTCCTCAAGACATAAATCGTAAAATGAACAGGATAACAGTAGAAAAATTTAAACAGATTTAATTTTTGGAAAACATTACTGCAGTGTCTTCACTACAGACTTCAAAATACGGTCTTGCGGATCAGCAGTGCTTGTCGGATAGCTGATTTATAAACACTTAAATAAAATGCGGACAGGATTTGTCTGTAAGTGCCGGGTTTTATTAACGTCAGCGCATGACCTTTAATTGTGCAAATGATATATAAGCGGAAAATATGGATATATTTggaattattattgtttttttatgtTTCACGCATCTAGTTAATTTATCGGCGATTTTAATCCTGTCTCGTGGAAAAtgtggtctctccaaatgcgtgACAcgttacctggtggccatggcggcagcggatctgatggtggtcatAGTTGCTGTTATATTGCAGACGATaaataacatttatttatttgctcATTTCCTACTTATAACTCCGATTTGCGCTGTAATAGATGTCCTCAGAGCGATAACAATGGACTGTTCCGTTTGGTTTACGGTCGCTTTCACTTCTGACCGTGGCATCGCCATCTGCTGTCAAAAGCTGCgagagcgatactgcaccgagagagtAGCGACGAAGGTAATAGCGACTGTAGGTGCGCTGAGCTGTGTGAGGTGTGTTCCACTTTACTTCGCAGTGGAGCCATACGTTATAATCAACAACATCCCTTGGCGTTGTGTCGAAGCAGCCAAATACTATACAGCCTCGGCGTGGAAAATATACGAAATACTTGAAAGTGTCACAACACCGTTATTGCCAAtatgttttgttttgctgttcAATGCTCTAACTATCAAACACATTTTAGCAGCAAACAGAGTCAGGCGGGGCCTGCGGAAAAGCCTGGAG
Protein-coding sequences here:
- the LOC132380685 gene encoding probable G-protein coupled receptor 139 produces the protein MAAADLMVVIVAVILQTINNIYLFAHFLLITPICAVIDVLRAITMDCSVWFTVAFTSDRGIAICCQKLRERYCTERVATKVIATVGALSCVRCVPLYFAVEPYVIINNIPWRCVEAAKYYTASAWKIYEILESVTTPLLPICFVLLFNALTIKHILAANRVRRGLRKSLENQKDAEVESRRKSMILLFGLSANFILLWMPYIVHSVNWQTENYFYIDRSWSTPIYILQQLGSLFRYLSICTNTCIYGLTQRKFREELKSGAKYLFTLNGRICN